A genomic window from Vanessa atalanta chromosome 7, ilVanAtal1.2, whole genome shotgun sequence includes:
- the LOC125065184 gene encoding protein AAR2 homolog isoform X1 yields the protein MDQETAKKLLVEGGTFVFLGVPQETQFGIDMQCWNTEEDFRGIKMIPPGLHYVHYSAVSKETGDISPRSGFMHYFDKKEFVVKMWDKKLEDISKDEISEESIQRLKDNLLNIDKHLAPYPYEIWQKWKQLSSQITAELAQKLSPLNGLIRASVDLLPMSDKDRPRGNKSKQSIEPDPVSKEVQSDDSTPGQSGAKRVRRITEEEKEQAMLPDLKPAPGEAMRFTEIPKEKYPPGSTPGEITKHYLDQTYSLDLMIAQHDEPLHIIGELQFTYLCFLIGHSLEAFEHWKNLVILLCSCDKAILKYRNVYFNFIKTIETQIDEMPGDFLADIVMNKNVIYKKLRYFFRTVFVNKKKIDGQLLSLIVRFIENLTQKLKWDFTGLNDYEEDEKPVLVLFDDFVAIDEHCILSL from the exons ATGGACCAGGAGACCGCTAAAAAGCTCCTCGTTGAAGGAGGAACATTTGTATTCCTCGGTGTGCCCCAGGAGACACAATTTGGTATTGATATGCAATGTTGGAATACTGAAGAAGATTTTCGAGGAATAAAAATGATTCCACCGGGTCTTCATTACGTTCACTATTCTGCTGTGAGTAAAGAAACCGGAGACATTTCACCAAG ATCAGGATTTATGCATTACTTTGATAAAAAAGAGTTCGTCGTAAAAATGTGGGATAAAAAACTAGAAGATATTAGTAAGGATGAAATTAGTGAAGAAAGCATTCAGCGCTTAAAAGATAATTTGCTCAACATCGACAAGCACTTAGCCCCTTATCCATATGAAATATGGCAAAAGTGGAAACAATTATCTTCTCAAATAACAG CTGAGTTAGCACAGAAACTCTCGCCACTGAATGGTCTTATCAGAGCTTCGGTGGACTTACTGCCAATGAGTGATAAGGATAGACCGAGAGGAAATAAGTCAAAACAGTCCATAGAACCTGATCCTGTATCAAAAGAAGTTCAAAGCGATGATTCAACTCCAGGCCAATCTGGTGCTAAAAGAGTTAGAAGAATCACAGAGGAAGAAAAGGAGCAAGCTATGTTACCAGATTTAAAGCCAGCCCCAG GAGAGGCAATGAGGTTTACAGAAATACCAAAAGAAAAATACCCACCAGGCTCAACACCAGGGGAGATAACGAAGCACTATTTAGATCAAACATATTCCTTAGATCTCATGATTGCACAGCATGATGa gcCTCTACATATCATTGGAGAGCTTCAGTTTACATACTTATGTTTCCTTATTGGACATTCTCTTGAAGCTTTCGAACATTGGAAGAATCTTGTTATTTTGCTGTGTTCCTGTGATAAAGCTATTCTAAAATATCGAAATgtttacttcaattttattaaaacaattgagaCACAAATTGATGAAATGCCAGGTGACTTTTTAGCAGACATTGTGATGAATAAGAacgtaatttacaaaaaattacgatattttttcCGCACAGTGTTCGTAAATAAAAAGAAGATTGATGGTCAGTTATTGTCTTTGATTGTTCGATTTATTGAAAACTTAACCCAAAAGCTTAAGTGGGATTTCACAGGACTTAATGATTATGAAGAAGATGAGAAACCTGTACTAGTTCTATTTGACGATTTTGTAGCAATTGATGAACACTGTATATTAAGtttgtaa
- the LOC125065184 gene encoding protein AAR2 homolog isoform X2, with translation MDQETAKKLLVEGGTFVFLGVPQETQFGIDMQCWNTEEDFRGIKMIPPGLHYVHYSAVSKETGDISPRSGFMHYFDKKEFVVKMWDKKLEDISKDEISEESIQRLKDNLLNIDKHLAPYPYEIWQKWKQLSSQITAELAQKLSPLNGLIRASVDLLPMRFTEIPKEKYPPGSTPGEITKHYLDQTYSLDLMIAQHDEPLHIIGELQFTYLCFLIGHSLEAFEHWKNLVILLCSCDKAILKYRNVYFNFIKTIETQIDEMPGDFLADIVMNKNVIYKKLRYFFRTVFVNKKKIDGQLLSLIVRFIENLTQKLKWDFTGLNDYEEDEKPVLVLFDDFVAIDEHCILSL, from the exons ATGGACCAGGAGACCGCTAAAAAGCTCCTCGTTGAAGGAGGAACATTTGTATTCCTCGGTGTGCCCCAGGAGACACAATTTGGTATTGATATGCAATGTTGGAATACTGAAGAAGATTTTCGAGGAATAAAAATGATTCCACCGGGTCTTCATTACGTTCACTATTCTGCTGTGAGTAAAGAAACCGGAGACATTTCACCAAG ATCAGGATTTATGCATTACTTTGATAAAAAAGAGTTCGTCGTAAAAATGTGGGATAAAAAACTAGAAGATATTAGTAAGGATGAAATTAGTGAAGAAAGCATTCAGCGCTTAAAAGATAATTTGCTCAACATCGACAAGCACTTAGCCCCTTATCCATATGAAATATGGCAAAAGTGGAAACAATTATCTTCTCAAATAACAG CTGAGTTAGCACAGAAACTCTCGCCACTGAATGGTCTTATCAGAGCTTCGGTGGACTTACTGC CAATGAGGTTTACAGAAATACCAAAAGAAAAATACCCACCAGGCTCAACACCAGGGGAGATAACGAAGCACTATTTAGATCAAACATATTCCTTAGATCTCATGATTGCACAGCATGATGa gcCTCTACATATCATTGGAGAGCTTCAGTTTACATACTTATGTTTCCTTATTGGACATTCTCTTGAAGCTTTCGAACATTGGAAGAATCTTGTTATTTTGCTGTGTTCCTGTGATAAAGCTATTCTAAAATATCGAAATgtttacttcaattttattaaaacaattgagaCACAAATTGATGAAATGCCAGGTGACTTTTTAGCAGACATTGTGATGAATAAGAacgtaatttacaaaaaattacgatattttttcCGCACAGTGTTCGTAAATAAAAAGAAGATTGATGGTCAGTTATTGTCTTTGATTGTTCGATTTATTGAAAACTTAACCCAAAAGCTTAAGTGGGATTTCACAGGACTTAATGATTATGAAGAAGATGAGAAACCTGTACTAGTTCTATTTGACGATTTTGTAGCAATTGATGAACACTGTATATTAAGtttgtaa
- the LOC125065202 gene encoding MKI67 FHA domain-interacting nucleolar phosphoprotein-like codes for MEESVALDSSKQKQFVKSVRGIKKLLKKKSKKSVTSDTGNKTVPIEKPEPTKKIKSEKKPKLEKNKKKTSLEEKKPKTFKKRGKRGLVYLAHIPHGFYEHQMTEYFKQFGVVTNARVIRSSRTGNSKGYAFVEFKEPSVAEIVAETMNNYLMGKRLLKAVYIPPEKQKLHALRKNWNNENNPARDHTLKMKRAINADKTDQEELLVAEKLLSSLSNNKKKLKVLGIDYDFFMPVDVPEGLKEKVEKVEDKVKEVSSNTGIESKKKIKVEEKITKTQQKKIKNEPTENKNNIVSLKKENNKNKKQQNKNKNNIKSNENQPEKKNLIQGVDIQNQTNKQQKLKVIELKADDFININNSDDDDDDSVDFDSDEFEKMIENDDDEDVDDEDVDDEDLSEADESDDLNKKVTQKKHINKKIMPIVSQKENSTSKTTLKNKQGKEIPKVMAEKRKKVIIAPVTSKKAKFEKQNKKTLNKVIKKRK; via the exons atGGAAGAAAGCGTTGCTTTAGATTCAAGTAAACAAAAGCAATTCGTTAAGTCTGTCAGAGGAATAAAGAAACTTTTAAAg aaAAAGAGTAAAAAATCTGTAACATCAGATACAGGTAACAAAACAGTGCCAATTGAGAAACCAGAAcctacgaaaaaaataaaatcagagaAGAAgccaaaattagaaaaaaataaaaagaaaactagtTTAGAGGAGAAAAAACCCAAAACGTTTAAGAAACGTGGAAAGAGAGGTTTAGTATACCTTGCCCACATTCCTCATGGATTTTACGAG caCCAAATGACAGAGTACTTCAAACAGTTTGGAGTAGTAACCAATGCTAGAGTGATAAGATCTAGCCGCACTGGAAACTCAAAGGGCTATGCTTTCGTTGAATTCAAAGAACCTTCTGTTGCTGAAATTGTTGCTGAAACtatgaacaattatttaatgGGAAAGAGATTGTTAAAAG CTGTATATATACCTCCTGAGAAACAAAAATTGCATGCTCTGAGAAAAAACtggaataatgaaaataatccaGCTAGAGATCACACACTAAAAATGAAAAGG GCAATAAATGCTGATAAAACTGACCAGGAAGAGTTATTAGTTGCAGAAAAACTGTTATCCAG TCTCtcgaataacaaaaaaaaattgaaagtatTGGGTATAGACTATGATTTCTTTATGCCAGTAGATGTTCCAGAAGGCTTAAAAGAAAAGGTAGAAAAAGTTGAGGATAAAGTCAAAGAAGTGAGTTCCAATACAGGAATAGaatcaaaaaagaaaattaaggttgaagaaaaaataacaaaaactcaacagaaaaaaattaaaaatgaacccacagaaaataaaaataacattgtgagtttaaagaaagaaaacaataaaaataagaaacaacagaacaaaaataaaaacaacataaaatctAATGAAAATCAACCAGAAAAGAAAAATCTAATTCAAGGAGTTGATATTCAAAatcagacaaataaacaacaaaagttgAAAGTGATTGAGCTAAAGGCAGATGATTTTATAAACATCAACAATtcagatgatgatgatgatgacagtGTAGATTTTGATTCTGATGAATTTGAAAAGATGATtgaaaatgatgatgatgaagatgttGACGATGAAGATGTTGATGATGAAGATTTATCAGAAGCTGACGAGAGTGATGATTTGAATAAGAAAGTTACACAAAAGaaacatattaacaaaaaaat TATGCCTATTGTTTCCCAAAAAGAGAATAGTACAtcaaaaacaacattaaagaATAAACAAGGCAAAGAAATTCCTAAAGTAATGGCAGAAAAGAGGAAGAAAGTCATCA ttgctCCAGTAACTTCAAAAAAGGCAAAATTTGAGAAGCAAAATAAGAAgacattaaataaagtaattaagaagagaaaataa
- the LOC125065231 gene encoding PCI domain-containing protein 2 → MATGTLSQYIQTVERMFRLGEGNELARLLSLRDAHVVNRNLRSSDIATMVEGNCVAPLDELIICHLLCVKAICEKEFLEAYSHQSQCVVTIVKILQNQKEQNWCLPLMYTVCLDLRLVAQKAETAQSNGKILEKAAESLLSCFRVCAADNRTSDDDTKRLGMLYLVNQLLKVYFRINKLHLCKPLIRAIDSSPLWYQFPLAQQITYRYFVGRKAMFDSDYRMADEYLSFAFQLCHRKSHKNKRLILTYLIPVKMLLGYMPTRALLQKYDLLQFWDLTSVVKNGDLRGIDRIMEMHENFFISAGIYLIVEKLKIIAYRNLFRKVFLAENTHQIEIASFQAALQISGQEDVDSDETLCIVANLIFLGMIKGYMSYQHKKVVVSKQNAFPPLPTL, encoded by the exons ATGGCAACCGGCACTCTTAGCCAGTATATTCAGACGGTGGAGAGAATGTTTAGACTCGGCGAAGGCAACGAGCTCGCGCGTCTTCTGTCCCTTAGGGATGCGCATGTTGTTAATAGGAACCTTCGATCCAGTGATATTGCTACCATGGTTGAAGGCAACTGTGTAGCACCTCTTGATGAGCTTATTATCTGCCATTTACTATGCGTCAAG GCCATCTGTGAAAAGGAATTCTTGGAAGCTTACAGTCATCAAAGTCAATGTGTTGTAACTATTGTAAAAATTCTGCAAAATCAAAAGGAACAAAACTGGTGTCTTCCTTTAATGTACACTGTGTGTTTGGATTTAAGACTGGTCGCTCAAAAAGCTGAGACAG CCCAAAGTAATGGTAAGATTTTGGAAAAAGCTGCCGAGAGCTTGCTATCCTGTTTCAGAGTATGTGCAGCTGACAACAGAACATCAGATGATGATACAAAACGACTCGGCATGTTGTATCTTGTCAATCaacttttaaaagtttatttccgCATTAATAAACTACATTTGTGTAAACCACTCATAAGAGCAATTGACTCTTCACCTCTTTGGTACCAGTTTCCATTGGCACAGCAAATTACATACAGATACTTTGTAGGACGCAAAGCGATGTTTGATTCTGATTACAGAATGGCAGATGAATATTTATCTTTTGCTTTCCAATTATGTCATCGAAAAAGTCATAAGAATAAAAGACTTATATTAACATACCTAATACCAGTTAAAATGTTACTAGGCTATATGCCAACTAGGGCTCTACTTCAGAAGTATGATCTCCTACAGTTCTGGGATTTGACATCTGTTGTAAAGAATGGTGACTTGAGAGGCATAGATAGAATAATGGAGATGCATGAAAATTTTTTCATCAGTGCTggtatttatttgattgttgagaaattgaaaataattgcaTACAGGAATCTCTTCAGAAAAGTATTTTTAGCTGAAAATACACATCAGATTGAAATAGCCAGTTTCCAAGCGGCATTACAAATAAGTGGGCAAGAGGATGTGGACTCCGACGAAACACTATGCATTGTCGCCAATTTGATCTTTCTAGGTATGATCAAAGGTTATATGTCATATCAACACAAAAAAGTCGTTGTTAGCAAGCAAAATGCATTCCCGCCTTTACCGACTTTGTAA
- the LOC125065230 gene encoding uncharacterized protein LOC125065230, protein MNSAVILGLLVVTCSNVLSAPIAHNTEQDTGEVKSDVPVKELENLKMEEASKETVPGMQSEHMEFHRLDSVQANGELVSRLEQHASADATGDEKPLVHAQTQLDLPAEGVHKVLVQDGAHISVLDATAATTIAPEEQTTKVFHGAARLIQPGSGTNTPQNGHTAVRRAFNADITKETNNNMDHYSAYAGVQYSPLDMAEYVFWTGDERGVTTAIEEFLQEGMMTKEEAIAFLQEIKFNIDYLRAHYTQNIKAAEESAQQEKLRNFIMEQNAKEYQYHQVPPQSFPFGGSPDIIRSISGKTWDLSNNLGVIPSLPVTSDLRPEPVKRTYDPVLQTNVISTSDYDRENPVISEEEYEEMMDKLRAADTLYTEYTLEEIIYQLAKMMFSQSLGREAASARAATQRFMAFLELEAQRGQLSRTIQKKVLDVMMAALTDTINDHPELLQARDGLGLSPSNRIMHQFLETSAPEPSVSRAILAAYKDELLKGPPLHKFSFAERN, encoded by the exons AACAAGATACTGGAGAAGTGAAATCT GATGTTCCGGTAAAAGAGTTAGAAAATCTTAAAATgg AAGAGGCAAGTAAGGAGACCGTTCCTGGAATGCAAAGTGAACATATGGAATTTCATCGACTTG ATTCCGTACAAGCGAATGGTGAGCTTGTCTCCAGGTTAGAGCAACATGCCTCAGCTGATGCGACGGGAGATGAGAAGCCTCTTGTACATGCACAGACTCAGCTAGACTTGCCCGCTGAGGGAGTTCACAAAGTTCTGGTGCAAGATGGAGCGCACATTAGCGTGTTGGACGCGACAGCTGCTACCACTATTGCACCGGAGGAACAAACCACTAAA GTATTCCACGGCGCAGCTCGTTTAATCCAACCTGGGTCTGGGACTAACACTCCTCAAAACGGACACACGGCTGTACGACGTGCATTCAACGCTGACATTACTAAGGagacaaataataat ATGGATCACTACTCTGCGTACGCGGGGGTGCAGTACTCGCCGTTAGACATGGCCGAGTATGTTTTCTGGACCGGAGACGAGCGGGGCGTGACGACGGCTATCGAAGAGTTCCTACAAGAAGGAATG ATGACAAAAGAAGAGGCCATAGCGTTCCTGCAGGAGATCAAGTTCAACATCGATTACCTCCGCGCTCACTACACGCAGAACATAAAGGCGGCTGAGGAAAGCGCGCAACAAGAGAAACTGAGAAACTTCATTATGGAACAAAACGCTAAG GAATACCAATACCATCAGGTGCCACCCCAGTCGTTTCCGTTCGGTGGAAGCCCAGACATAATCCGTTCGATATCTGGAAAGACGTGGGACTTGAGTAACAATCTCGGCGTGATACCCTCGCTACCCGTCACCAGCGACCTGCGCCCTGAGCCCGTGAAGCGGACTTACGATCCCGTACTTCAGACCAATGTCataa GCACATCTGACTACGATCGTGAGAATCCAGTGATCAGCGAAGAGGAGTACGAGGAAATGATGGACAAGCTACGGGCGGCCGACACCTTGTACACCGAGTATACCTTGGAGGAGATCATTTACCAACTGGCTAAG ATGATGTTCTCGCAGTCGCTGGGGCGCGAGGCGGCGTCGGCGCGCGCGGCCACGCAGCGCTTCATGGCCTTCCTCGAGCTGGAGGCGCAGCGCGGGCAGCTGTCGCGCACCATACAGAAGAAAGTGCTCG ACGTGATGATGGCGGCATTGACAGACACGATCAACGATCATCCTGAACTCCTACAGGCGCGGGATGGACTTGGCCTGTCTCCTTCTAACCG aataatgcATCAGTTTTTGGAGACGAGTGCACCAGAACCGAGCGTGTCCCGAGCGATCCTGGCAGCTTACAAAGACGAACTATTAAAAGGACCCCCTCTGCATAAATTCTCTTTTGCCGAGAGAAACTAA